The proteins below are encoded in one region of Phosphitispora fastidiosa:
- a CDS encoding HD domain-containing phosphohydrolase → MNKTVSWQTNQIQNLRDAGEISKYLSFPGGNANIKHILCRAALNDLEVDAGMIFIDTGQGFNPEAVLNLPQLTEKMPGSPGCHEVLEDLAFRDKHFVLHTKREINSFIKSPLKEIINGYESALVHFSQRKSIRQAVISLSEAPGYFNKKRIDFSIKAFEKTLFALDRYKNSELILDENIVDEEYSLFAPVCALLSRLFRAEKSIIALLGQQNQYIVKGFFGDSKPLWGTILEAADGHSIKDISGLNYKNMLCVPINCDNSHQGFLSVMNKFDEDFADFMDFDSEDYLLLTLLAGQLGLLVENRSLFRMQRESLETTIHSLVQALDARDPYTKGHSEQVSQLAIMIAKELSLPAEEIEDIRLAGLLHDIGKIGIPEKILNKPDNLTSIEFNQIKVHPYISAQILKPIELFKTLLPFVYHHHERWDGKGYPDGLKGEAIPLGARILAVADAFDAITADRVYRPGKDDNAAVNELVKWAGIQFDPLVVDALLTGLEKKLFQDKVDSEWQFDKLSNVFEDVLDAVTRGRLVISDDWDITRLSNEGKKLGEAVVKEPGDVRMVRQAVKDCLKHRVPDPEINKFLLCISEVATNMVKHASGGMLAWYLCNDGKIRVIAEDSGPGLSLRDLPKATLVRGVKDNKALGLGFTLLMELMNKIYLKTGEHGTTLILEQKLDSSTGSEEVPTANKAI, encoded by the coding sequence ATGAATAAAACTGTGAGCTGGCAAACCAACCAGATACAAAATCTGAGGGATGCCGGTGAAATCAGTAAGTACCTGAGTTTTCCCGGGGGGAATGCCAATATTAAGCATATACTCTGCCGGGCAGCCCTGAATGACCTGGAGGTGGATGCCGGCATGATATTTATAGATACGGGGCAGGGCTTTAACCCTGAAGCGGTATTAAATCTTCCCCAGCTTACTGAAAAAATGCCGGGTAGCCCGGGCTGCCATGAGGTACTGGAAGACCTGGCTTTCAGGGATAAACATTTTGTTTTACATACCAAAAGAGAAATTAACAGTTTTATAAAATCCCCTCTGAAAGAGATAATAAATGGATATGAGTCTGCCCTGGTTCATTTTTCGCAGCGAAAGTCTATCCGCCAGGCAGTAATAAGCTTATCTGAAGCACCTGGGTATTTTAATAAAAAGAGGATAGATTTCTCAATAAAAGCATTTGAAAAAACCCTATTTGCCTTGGACAGGTATAAGAATAGTGAATTGATCCTTGATGAAAATATTGTTGATGAAGAATACAGCCTTTTTGCCCCGGTTTGCGCTTTATTGTCCAGACTATTCCGGGCAGAGAAGTCTATCATTGCTTTGCTTGGTCAACAAAACCAATATATTGTCAAGGGCTTTTTTGGGGACAGTAAGCCTTTATGGGGAACTATATTGGAGGCAGCTGATGGACACTCCATTAAGGATATTAGCGGACTAAATTATAAGAACATGCTTTGTGTTCCCATTAATTGTGACAATAGCCACCAGGGTTTTCTCAGTGTTATGAATAAATTTGATGAGGATTTTGCTGACTTTATGGACTTTGATTCAGAAGACTACCTCCTGTTGACCTTATTGGCCGGCCAGCTTGGCCTGTTAGTGGAAAACAGGTCGCTTTTCAGGATGCAGAGAGAGTCCCTTGAGACGACTATCCATTCCCTGGTCCAGGCATTGGATGCCAGGGACCCTTATACTAAAGGACACTCTGAACAGGTCTCCCAGCTTGCTATAATGATTGCCAAAGAGTTAAGTTTACCGGCAGAGGAAATTGAGGATATCAGGTTAGCAGGGTTGCTCCACGATATCGGGAAAATAGGTATTCCGGAAAAAATATTAAATAAGCCGGATAACCTTACCTCAATCGAGTTTAACCAGATAAAGGTTCATCCATATATCAGCGCCCAGATCTTAAAACCCATAGAGTTATTTAAAACCCTGCTGCCTTTTGTTTACCACCACCATGAGCGCTGGGACGGCAAAGGCTATCCTGATGGATTAAAAGGTGAAGCTATTCCGCTAGGAGCCAGGATACTGGCGGTTGCCGATGCCTTTGATGCCATAACGGCAGACCGTGTCTACCGGCCGGGCAAAGATGATAATGCTGCTGTAAATGAGTTGGTTAAGTGGGCAGGCATTCAGTTTGATCCCTTGGTTGTTGACGCTTTACTAACCGGTCTGGAGAAAAAGTTGTTTCAGGATAAAGTGGACTCTGAATGGCAGTTTGATAAATTAAGTAATGTTTTTGAGGATGTTCTGGATGCGGTTACCAGAGGGCGTTTGGTTATTTCGGATGACTGGGATATTACCCGGCTGAGCAATGAAGGGAAAAAACTGGGGGAGGCAGTTGTGAAAGAACCCGGTGATGTTAGGATGGTCCGCCAAGCAGTAAAGGACTGTCTGAAACACAGGGTGCCTGACCCGGAAATCAATAAATTCCTACTGTGTATTTCAGAGGTGGCTACCAATATGGTGAAACATGCTTCCGGAGGTATGCTGGCATGGTATTTGTGTAATGACGGTAAGATCAGGGTAATCGCTGAAGACTCCGGACCGGGTCTAAGCCTGCGGGATTTACCCAAGGCTACCCTTGTCAGAGGGGTGAAAGACAATAAAGCATTAGGATTAGGGTTTACTCTCTTGATGGAATTAATGAACAAAATATATTTAAAAACAGGGGAACATGGTACTACCCTTATCCTGGAGCAGAAACTGGATTCCAGTACCGGCAGCGAAGAGGTACCAACTGCCAATAAAGCAATTTGA
- a CDS encoding PP2C family protein-serine/threonine phosphatase: MKCCSIWLNGGNSRHRLGYFEAGWSIDDLTVSNMDYEINKSIICKKAPVLVKTLGIKDLGRGGEPSLDVIGIPIFNCNIVTGSITLYCPEGKSETLTEILHHMATELAFGIEQFKNAFTSARQKSLRKEIELAGSIQQSLLPQKIPEVKGITLWGRAVPTHETSGDFYDFIITRHQNLGIAIGDVMGKGIPAALFTAIARTLTRSFAQQDIAPNVVLSEINRSLYPDLSVNGMFLTMFYTLYNPLQKALFYASAGHNPPLILKAGSGQVQLLKSKGFFVGGRPEQSYNMQTIKLGSGDIVLFYSDGLVEAKNIQGEQFGLQRAAESLKDYYCLGAAALGDFLSMRLMEHIGSCEQRDDITLIVLKVE; this comes from the coding sequence TTGAAATGCTGCAGTATATGGTTAAACGGAGGCAACAGCCGGCATCGGCTGGGTTATTTTGAAGCAGGCTGGAGCATAGATGATTTGACCGTCTCCAATATGGACTATGAAATAAACAAGAGTATTATCTGTAAAAAAGCTCCGGTTTTAGTCAAGACTTTAGGAATTAAGGATCTGGGAAGAGGGGGCGAACCTTCCCTGGATGTAATAGGAATTCCAATATTCAACTGCAATATTGTCACCGGAAGCATTACCTTATACTGTCCCGAGGGGAAAAGTGAAACCTTAACGGAAATACTGCATCATATGGCAACTGAGCTGGCTTTCGGAATTGAACAGTTCAAGAATGCGTTTACGAGCGCCAGGCAAAAAAGCCTGCGTAAAGAAATTGAACTGGCCGGCAGTATTCAGCAAAGTCTTTTGCCCCAAAAGATACCGGAGGTTAAGGGGATAACGCTTTGGGGGCGTGCTGTACCGACACATGAGACCAGTGGTGATTTTTATGATTTTATCATTACCCGGCACCAGAACCTGGGAATTGCTATTGGTGATGTTATGGGGAAGGGGATTCCGGCTGCGCTGTTTACGGCAATTGCCAGGACATTAACCCGTTCTTTTGCCCAGCAGGACATTGCTCCAAATGTGGTCTTGTCAGAGATTAACCGCAGTTTATATCCCGATTTATCGGTAAATGGGATGTTCCTGACCATGTTCTATACATTATATAACCCACTGCAGAAAGCGCTTTTTTATGCTAGTGCGGGACATAATCCTCCTTTAATCCTCAAAGCAGGCTCGGGACAAGTTCAGTTATTAAAGAGCAAAGGATTTTTTGTTGGTGGGCGTCCTGAGCAGTCATATAACATGCAGACAATAAAATTAGGCAGTGGTGATATTGTGCTTTTTTATTCAGATGGCCTGGTTGAAGCTAAAAATATCCAGGGTGAACAGTTCGGTCTTCAGCGGGCGGCAGAATCCCTAAAGGATTATTACTGCCTTGGAGCAGCGGCTTTGGGAGATTTTTTGTCGATGCGCCTGATGGAGCATATCGGTTCATGTGAACAGAGAGATGATATTACACTTATTGTTTTAAAGGTTGAATGA
- a CDS encoding HD-GYP domain-containing protein, producing the protein MDKVKPGMIVERAIIGSTGEILLNKGVHIDARYIQRLKDIGVPAIYVRDENIGKVEYDEVVSNQTRLEALSVARDVVTNLRLRSDFDIRRVNKVVDDLVSELVTSRDLLVALIDMRAANDEGFYHSVNTTVLSVITGLGMGYNDKQLRQLACGALFHDIGVILLPPELLKKPTPLSPEENKQILKHPELGFQILRKKEGVSLMSAHVALQHHEKFDGSGYPRGLAGDEICEYARIVAVTAIYDNFVGLGSNKQLVLPHQAIQYLIKYGGIWFDPEILKVFVGIIAVFPIGSVVQLNSGVQALVTRANKNHPSRPVVRVFKNRLGARVAPPFEIDLEANPEYFIQTIVVEEP; encoded by the coding sequence GTGGATAAAGTTAAACCCGGAATGATTGTGGAGCGGGCAATAATCGGGTCTACAGGAGAAATCCTCCTTAATAAAGGTGTGCACATTGATGCCCGGTATATCCAGCGGTTAAAGGATATCGGTGTTCCCGCCATATACGTACGGGATGAAAATATTGGCAAAGTGGAATATGACGAAGTAGTTTCTAATCAAACGCGTCTGGAAGCTCTAAGTGTAGCCAGGGATGTGGTGACCAATCTGCGTCTGCGGTCTGATTTTGATATTAGAAGGGTAAATAAAGTCGTCGATGACTTAGTTTCAGAACTGGTTACATCCCGAGACTTGTTAGTTGCACTCATTGATATGCGGGCAGCCAATGATGAAGGCTTCTACCATAGTGTAAATACTACCGTTCTCTCTGTAATCACCGGTTTAGGCATGGGATATAATGACAAACAGCTGAGACAGCTGGCATGTGGGGCTTTATTCCACGACATCGGGGTTATTTTGCTGCCTCCGGAGCTGCTAAAAAAGCCGACACCCCTTTCACCGGAAGAAAATAAACAGATTTTGAAACACCCGGAGCTGGGATTTCAGATTTTAAGAAAAAAGGAGGGGGTCAGCCTGATGTCGGCACATGTAGCCTTACAGCACCATGAAAAATTCGACGGCTCGGGTTACCCCCGGGGCTTGGCCGGGGACGAGATTTGCGAGTATGCCAGGATAGTAGCAGTTACTGCCATATATGACAATTTTGTAGGCCTTGGGTCTAATAAACAACTGGTATTGCCTCATCAGGCCATTCAATACCTCATTAAGTATGGTGGCATCTGGTTTGATCCTGAAATACTGAAGGTGTTTGTGGGAATAATTGCGGTGTTTCCTATCGGTTCTGTGGTCCAATTGAATTCAGGAGTACAGGCTTTGGTTACCAGGGCAAACAAGAATCACCCCTCCCGTCCGGTGGTCCGGGTTTTTAAAAACAGGCTGGGAGCCAGGGTAGCCCCTCCTTTTGAAATAGACCTGGAAGCAAATCCCGAGTATTTCATTCAAACAATTGTTGTCGAAGAACCATAG
- the pepF gene encoding oligoendopeptidase F, giving the protein MNETSQTFQERKNIPEQYLWKLKDIYPSEELWEKDFQAIPGYVDQIQQYRGCVADTAENLYNTLDLQNKTSEILERVAAYAMLHRDKNTADQHNQGLSDRAVALSVQVESRLSFIMPEILELVPEKLESFLAEDGRLQKYRHFLENLQRQRNHFRSPEEEEIMALTGEMAQAPGTIFSLLTNADMEFPEIEAAGEKIRLTQGNFIDFMQNPVREVRQNAFNSLYETFAASSNTIGATYSSSIKADLFQARVRRYDSALEAALDPDNLPVSFYDRLLESVHRHLPAVHRYMELKKKRLGVDELRAYDLYLPLTGESNWKPTIEVAQQTVINGLSVMGEEYTALLEKGFRNRWLDVYETKGKRSGAYSMGVYGIHPYVLLNYQPSMENVFTIAHEMGHALHSHYTNETQPYVYSHYPILLAEVASTVNEALLFHHLLAQAEPDEKAALLEKNLEQFRTTVFRQILFAEFEQKIHAMAEAGEPLTPARFSEVYGKLLEEYYGPHLVLDDHIRGEWARIPHFYSAFYVYKYATGFSAAIAISEMVLKEGKGFVDRYVEFLKSGGSDYPLETLRKAGVDLASGEPVDKALDLFEQRLEEFEQSFLT; this is encoded by the coding sequence ATGAACGAAACCAGCCAGACATTTCAGGAAAGAAAAAATATTCCGGAGCAGTATCTCTGGAAACTTAAGGATATTTACCCCAGTGAGGAACTGTGGGAAAAGGACTTTCAGGCCATACCGGGTTATGTGGACCAGATACAGCAGTACCGCGGCTGTGTGGCCGATACAGCAGAGAATCTGTATAACACCCTTGACCTGCAGAATAAAACCTCTGAGATCCTGGAACGGGTAGCTGCTTATGCCATGCTGCACAGGGACAAAAATACGGCTGACCAGCACAACCAGGGACTCTCTGACAGGGCTGTTGCCCTTAGTGTCCAGGTGGAAAGCAGGCTTTCCTTCATCATGCCGGAAATCCTGGAATTAGTCCCGGAAAAACTCGAGTCTTTTTTAGCGGAAGATGGGAGGCTGCAGAAATACCGCCACTTCCTGGAGAATCTCCAGCGTCAGAGAAACCACTTCCGCTCCCCGGAAGAAGAAGAAATAATGGCTTTAACGGGTGAAATGGCACAGGCGCCCGGAACCATCTTCAGCCTCCTGACCAATGCAGATATGGAATTCCCCGAGATAGAAGCAGCCGGGGAAAAAATCCGGCTTACCCAGGGCAATTTCATAGATTTCATGCAGAATCCGGTTCGCGAGGTAAGACAGAACGCCTTTAACTCCCTTTACGAGACTTTTGCCGCCTCTTCCAATACCATTGGAGCAACTTACAGCAGCAGTATCAAAGCAGACCTGTTCCAGGCCCGGGTACGGCGCTATGACTCTGCCCTGGAAGCAGCCCTGGACCCCGACAACCTCCCGGTCTCCTTTTATGACAGGCTGCTGGAATCTGTACACCGTCATTTACCGGCAGTCCACCGTTATATGGAGCTAAAAAAGAAACGTCTAGGGGTTGATGAACTGCGGGCCTATGACTTATATTTGCCATTAACCGGTGAGAGCAATTGGAAACCAACCATAGAGGTGGCCCAGCAGACAGTTATCAACGGGCTTTCCGTGATGGGTGAGGAGTATACAGCCCTCCTGGAAAAAGGCTTCCGGAACCGCTGGCTTGATGTCTATGAGACCAAAGGCAAAAGAAGCGGCGCCTATTCTATGGGAGTTTACGGAATACATCCCTATGTCCTGCTGAATTACCAGCCCAGTATGGAGAACGTATTTACCATAGCTCATGAAATGGGGCATGCCCTGCACAGCCATTATACCAATGAAACTCAGCCTTATGTCTACAGCCACTATCCCATTCTGCTGGCAGAGGTGGCTTCAACTGTCAATGAGGCGCTGCTCTTCCACCACCTGCTGGCCCAGGCTGAGCCTGATGAAAAAGCCGCTTTGCTGGAAAAAAACCTGGAACAGTTCCGGACCACCGTATTCCGGCAAATACTGTTTGCCGAGTTTGAGCAAAAAATCCATGCTATGGCTGAAGCAGGGGAGCCTCTCACTCCGGCCCGGTTCAGTGAGGTTTACGGGAAGCTGCTGGAGGAATACTATGGCCCCCATCTGGTCCTGGATGACCACATCCGGGGCGAGTGGGCCAGAATCCCCCACTTTTACTCGGCCTTTTATGTTTATAAATACGCCACAGGTTTTTCGGCTGCAATTGCCATCTCTGAGATGGTCTTAAAAGAAGGCAAAGGCTTTGTTGATCGTTATGTGGAATTCCTGAAAAGCGGGGGTTCTGACTATCCCCTGGAAACACTAAGGAAAGCGGGAGTTGACCTGGCAAGCGGTGAGCCGGTGGATAAAGCCCTTGACCTCTTTGAACAGCGCCTGGAGGAATTTGAACAAAGCTTCCTCACATAA
- a CDS encoding DUF342 domain-containing protein: MDGSITITEGKVTVINPRQGGRYPTIEPLHNLTVLVNGETVTKAVIVAAEDDIRIETHSQEPYLEMSVEITDDRLSAFMVVNRCFGREFRVRDCPSCLQARVGTVTAAEIPPRKISPREVMQLLKERGIASVSEQAVSRICEYNTEGEQKVLIARGRPATPSQNAVIEYTFLEKTAAGSPQENPFQKPQDLSVEVGQVLAVKTEAVQGAGGVDLFGEPIEPEPPQDVQILAGDGVRLLKNNTVAVASYAGRPVLDGRRQKVLKVIPVYTVPGDVDVNLGNVSFKGDIVVWGDVLEGFSLKAGRDIIVHGNVIQAVLYAGGNMNLFKNVISSELNAGGAAIVLNRLLPHLKKVFSLIYGLLQAVQVLKKHHSFKLNDLQQGEGRLFQLLIDIKFKMLPKLIEEIFEIINSSKVSLSAEYMRDLEYLQKLTGINPSRINNGQEVLNILKTVEGILRKMQEDNNFTEPSHITAGYVQNSVINATGDITITGRGVIISKLSAGGNININNINAVVRGGRLSAAGIANVKELGSNADVICIVEINEGSVLKAQVVHPAVTVKSSFGKYQFNRLSRSVKAYIKPDGKLEIEKLNAD; encoded by the coding sequence GTGGATGGATCTATAACAATTACTGAAGGCAAAGTAACTGTAATTAATCCCCGGCAGGGGGGGAGATATCCCACAATTGAACCATTACATAACCTTACGGTACTGGTTAATGGGGAAACTGTTACAAAAGCTGTTATTGTTGCTGCTGAAGATGATATCAGAATCGAAACCCACAGTCAGGAACCATACTTGGAAATGAGTGTTGAAATTACTGATGACCGGCTTAGTGCTTTCATGGTTGTTAACCGCTGTTTTGGCAGGGAATTCAGGGTAAGAGACTGCCCTTCCTGTCTGCAAGCCAGGGTTGGAACTGTGACGGCGGCGGAGATTCCGCCAAGGAAAATTTCTCCCCGGGAAGTTATGCAATTATTAAAAGAGCGGGGCATTGCCAGTGTAAGTGAACAGGCTGTTTCACGAATCTGTGAATACAATACCGAAGGGGAGCAGAAAGTCCTTATTGCAAGGGGTCGTCCCGCAACGCCAAGCCAAAATGCGGTAATTGAATATACTTTCCTTGAAAAGACGGCTGCCGGCAGTCCACAGGAAAATCCCTTCCAAAAACCTCAGGACCTGTCGGTAGAGGTGGGGCAGGTGTTGGCTGTAAAAACTGAAGCGGTTCAAGGGGCGGGTGGTGTTGATTTATTTGGGGAACCCATTGAACCTGAACCTCCCCAGGATGTTCAGATACTTGCAGGTGACGGTGTCAGACTATTAAAAAACAATACGGTGGCGGTGGCTTCATATGCCGGCAGACCGGTGTTGGATGGACGGCGGCAAAAGGTACTTAAGGTTATCCCGGTGTACACAGTCCCCGGGGATGTAGATGTAAATCTGGGGAACGTTTCCTTTAAAGGGGATATTGTTGTTTGGGGTGATGTACTGGAAGGATTTTCCCTTAAAGCAGGCAGAGATATCATTGTCCATGGTAATGTTATTCAGGCTGTATTATATGCCGGCGGTAATATGAATCTCTTTAAAAATGTAATCAGCAGTGAGCTTAATGCCGGTGGTGCGGCCATTGTCTTGAACAGGCTGCTGCCTCATCTCAAAAAGGTATTTTCCTTAATTTATGGTTTGTTACAGGCTGTTCAGGTGTTGAAAAAGCATCATTCATTTAAGCTTAATGATTTACAGCAGGGTGAAGGCAGACTTTTTCAACTGTTGATTGATATCAAATTTAAGATGCTGCCAAAGTTAATTGAAGAAATATTTGAGATTATTAATTCCAGTAAAGTTTCCCTATCGGCTGAATATATGCGTGACCTGGAATACCTGCAGAAGCTGACAGGCATCAATCCCTCAAGAATTAATAACGGGCAGGAAGTCTTAAATATTTTGAAGACCGTGGAAGGAATACTGCGGAAAATGCAGGAAGATAACAACTTCACAGAACCTTCCCACATAACTGCAGGCTATGTGCAAAATTCGGTTATTAATGCCACCGGTGATATCACGATTACAGGACGCGGGGTCATAATTTCAAAACTGTCAGCAGGAGGGAATATCAACATTAACAACATTAATGCTGTAGTCAGGGGTGGCCGGCTTAGCGCAGCCGGTATAGCAAATGTAAAGGAATTAGGTTCCAATGCAGATGTGATTTGTATTGTTGAGATCAATGAAGGCTCGGTCCTGAAGGCCCAGGTAGTTCATCCGGCAGTAACTGTGAAATCGAGTTTCGGGAAATATCAATTTAACCGGCTGTCCAGAAGTGTCAAAGCATATATTAAACCGGACGGGAAGCTGGAAATTGAAAAATTAAACGCGGATTAA
- a CDS encoding STAS domain-containing protein produces MLEIETSNGKSLICLKLSGELEISTVEQLRLCVERLCLCVERLPDGLTEVHLDFLGIEFVDSTGIGTLINVMKDLREQDIKVMVTRIPKEIYEVFDLLSIPELMGEDSFECLS; encoded by the coding sequence ATGTTAGAGATTGAAACCAGTAACGGAAAATCCCTTATCTGCTTAAAACTATCGGGTGAGCTGGAAATTTCGACAGTTGAACAGCTGCGCCTGTGTGTGGAACGGCTGTGCCTGTGTGTGGAACGGCTGCCTGACGGATTGACCGAAGTTCATTTGGATTTTTTAGGAATCGAATTTGTTGATTCTACCGGTATTGGCACACTTATAAATGTGATGAAAGATTTACGGGAACAGGATATTAAAGTAATGGTAACACGAATTCCCAAAGAAATATATGAAGTATTTGATTTGCTCAGTATCCCTGAGTTAATGGGTGAGGATTCATTTGAGTGTCTTAGCTGA
- a CDS encoding response regulator, with translation MEKTRVFLVDDHEVLLAGLTYIINSQPDMEVVGVALDANYAVNAVAAMLPDILLLDISLPDLSGLHVIDTLKERAHKTKIIMLTMYDDEGYLSEAIRRGAAGFILKQSPQTEVINAVRNVVNGMTYIDPVLAGNLVCDFWQKASGGPARLELTRREVDVLRLLALGYSNKETADELVVSVKTIQSHRANIKAKLNLRSRAQLVCYAKDRRII, from the coding sequence GTGGAAAAAACCAGGGTTTTCTTGGTTGATGACCATGAGGTGCTATTAGCCGGCCTGACATATATTATTAACAGCCAACCTGACATGGAAGTAGTTGGTGTGGCCTTAGATGCTAATTATGCAGTCAATGCCGTCGCCGCTATGCTTCCTGATATATTGTTACTTGACATAAGTTTGCCGGATCTTAGTGGATTGCATGTAATTGATACTTTAAAGGAACGTGCCCATAAAACAAAAATAATCATGCTGACTATGTATGATGATGAGGGATACCTGAGCGAAGCTATCAGAAGAGGTGCCGCAGGCTTTATATTAAAACAGTCGCCACAGACCGAGGTTATCAACGCAGTCAGGAATGTTGTCAATGGGATGACATATATTGACCCTGTTTTAGCCGGAAATTTAGTTTGCGATTTTTGGCAGAAAGCAAGTGGCGGCCCGGCCCGTTTAGAACTTACCAGACGGGAAGTTGATGTCCTCAGGCTGCTTGCTCTGGGTTATTCCAATAAAGAGACAGCAGATGAACTTGTTGTAAGTGTGAAAACTATCCAAAGCCACAGAGCCAATATTAAGGCCAAACTGAACCTGAGGAGCAGGGCTCAGCTGGTCTGTTATGCCAAAGACAGGAGGATTATATAG
- a CDS encoding response regulator — protein sequence MKIKVLLADDHNVLRTGLRLLINSQEDMAVIGEVGDGKEVVHAVVSLKPDVLLLDLSFPGCDGIEVIKELRARGQQTCILILTMHEEETYLKKAIEAGAHGYIVKKATDTTLISSIKEVARGGRVIDPVMAGALLSRVWSPEPVFHQNSSLKLSERETEVLRLIALGYSNLEIAEELVISSKTVESHKASIRSKLGVQKRSELVRYAMGNKII from the coding sequence GTGAAAATAAAGGTGTTACTGGCTGATGATCATAATGTGTTAAGAACAGGTTTACGCCTCCTGATTAACTCCCAGGAAGATATGGCAGTCATCGGTGAGGTCGGTGACGGTAAGGAAGTGGTCCATGCCGTGGTTTCTTTAAAGCCGGATGTACTTCTGTTGGACCTGTCATTTCCGGGCTGTGATGGAATTGAAGTGATCAAAGAATTAAGGGCACGAGGGCAGCAAACCTGTATTCTTATTCTCACTATGCATGAAGAAGAGACGTATTTGAAAAAGGCCATTGAGGCCGGAGCGCATGGGTATATTGTAAAAAAGGCAACAGATACGACACTTATCAGTTCTATTAAAGAAGTAGCCAGGGGAGGGCGGGTAATTGACCCTGTAATGGCAGGAGCCCTTTTATCCAGGGTTTGGTCCCCGGAACCTGTTTTTCACCAAAACTCCTCCTTGAAGCTCAGTGAACGTGAAACAGAGGTATTAAGATTAATCGCTCTGGGGTATTCTAACTTAGAAATAGCCGAAGAACTGGTTATTAGCAGTAAAACTGTAGAATCCCATAAGGCCAGTATCAGGTCCAAGCTTGGAGTTCAGAAACGATCTGAATTGGTACGGTATGCGATGGGAAATAAAATAATATAA
- a CDS encoding ATP-binding protein: MNRKTLKKSNSYFAVYTGIVAYFILGLVIVTQFIAYRDIMYKNFVRDIELEASLLIHVIESPSENKDLYRNLNKQLSKQLQSEINHNRGKYRNILNIEISGFDSGTDSFYSLVSVDVGMQRKLTWPERISARVADYINLGTRSVWYNGHGYIAQGSFDHVLDGKKYRMKITSDANGYIQQQIWAIFALGLLLAGVVVVLALQYRVVVGQLKKSQEILESELVVTKRQREKIFAVYRDVIYAVTQGKLSLVGREEVRQHTVEGEKVLEIRIRTQEDVTLARREAKRIINSLYSEYEGSMKVLLCIAEAAANIIKHAGAGVFIIRKVSDYSMKFIFEDQGPGMDFDVLPEMIFYKGFSTKISAGCGFSLIFGFVDKMVLFTSKYGTTLIFDVVFSNRQRNSRQGADVSVTDKRDKGISGCGTEVSLEF, translated from the coding sequence ATGAACCGAAAGACTTTAAAAAAGTCTAACAGCTATTTCGCAGTATATACGGGTATTGTTGCATATTTCATATTGGGCTTGGTAATTGTCACACAGTTTATTGCTTATCGGGATATAATGTATAAAAATTTTGTTCGTGATATCGAACTTGAAGCCAGTTTGCTAATACATGTCATAGAAAGTCCGTCAGAAAATAAAGACCTATACCGGAATCTTAATAAGCAATTGAGTAAACAGCTTCAATCAGAGATTAACCACAACAGGGGAAAATACCGGAACATTTTAAATATCGAAATTTCCGGTTTTGATTCCGGAACAGATAGTTTTTACAGTCTGGTATCTGTTGATGTCGGTATGCAGAGAAAACTGACCTGGCCGGAAAGGATTTCTGCCAGGGTGGCTGATTATATTAATCTCGGCACCCGGTCTGTTTGGTATAACGGGCATGGTTATATTGCCCAAGGGTCTTTTGATCATGTGTTAGACGGCAAAAAATACAGGATGAAAATCACCAGTGATGCTAATGGTTATATTCAACAGCAGATTTGGGCAATTTTTGCTTTGGGGCTGCTGTTGGCTGGGGTGGTAGTGGTTTTAGCACTGCAGTACAGGGTTGTAGTCGGTCAGTTAAAGAAGTCCCAGGAAATTTTAGAGTCAGAGCTTGTGGTTACCAAACGGCAAAGAGAAAAGATATTTGCTGTCTACAGAGACGTCATTTACGCGGTCACTCAGGGAAAACTGTCCCTGGTCGGGCGGGAAGAGGTGCGGCAGCATACAGTTGAAGGCGAAAAAGTTTTGGAAATACGGATTAGGACCCAAGAAGATGTTACTTTGGCCAGAAGGGAAGCAAAGCGAATCATAAATTCACTGTATTCTGAATATGAAGGTTCAATGAAAGTACTGCTCTGTATTGCGGAAGCGGCAGCCAATATTATCAAACACGCAGGGGCAGGGGTATTTATTATTAGAAAAGTAAGTGATTACTCAATGAAATTTATATTTGAAGATCAGGGCCCCGGTATGGATTTTGATGTACTTCCTGAAATGATTTTTTATAAGGGTTTTTCCACAAAAATTTCGGCGGGTTGTGGGTTCAGCTTAATTTTCGGTTTTGTAGATAAAATGGTTCTTTTCACATCAAAGTACGGGACAACCCTTATATTTGATGTCGTATTTTCCAACCGGCAGCGTAACAGCCGCCAGGGTGCAGATGTTTCCGTAACAGATAAGCGGGATAAGGGAATATCGGGTTGTGGCACGGAAGTGTCTCTGGAATTTTGA